In the Streptomyces fradiae ATCC 10745 = DSM 40063 genome, one interval contains:
- a CDS encoding ATP-grasp domain-containing protein: protein MTLVVLGADAAVARAAATLPADVVHVRLPGAAPLDVPAAAYHAADYQHGPTFLRFVDEVLRPLAPAAVVSLTELGLEPAAVAARRLGAAGVPPEVVRATRDKLEMRRLLERKAPHLNPPFAAGDDARAVAGLFAPDGGRGGGRGDGPGGHGGGHSGHGTRGGRPGHGPGGHRGGPRGAGAGALVVAKPVGGTGSHAVTLLRAAEDLPEDRRNRATLLERYVGGREFSVESLSSGGRHTFLGIAEKRTEGEAFVEVAHLMPPPSLGAAGRRRVERAVAELLDAVGLADGPAHTEVKVEGGRVTVIETHTRPGGDGIPDLVRLTRRVDWRRAALGWVLGVGPREEPGEAVAAAATVFVTAPPGRVTSVAPRPEPAAWRLEHWDVPVEPGDPVTPLRSSADRLGTALLTAPGPAACAAAVTALRATPVVTTRPANT from the coding sequence GTGACGCTCGTCGTCCTCGGCGCCGACGCGGCGGTCGCCCGGGCGGCGGCCACGCTGCCCGCCGACGTCGTCCACGTACGGCTGCCGGGCGCCGCGCCGCTGGACGTCCCGGCCGCCGCGTACCACGCGGCCGACTACCAGCACGGTCCGACGTTCCTCCGGTTCGTGGACGAGGTGCTGCGCCCCCTGGCCCCGGCCGCCGTCGTCTCGCTGACCGAGCTCGGCCTGGAACCGGCGGCCGTCGCGGCGCGGCGCCTCGGCGCGGCCGGGGTGCCGCCGGAGGTCGTACGGGCGACGCGCGACAAGCTGGAGATGCGGCGCCTGCTGGAGCGGAAGGCCCCGCACCTGAACCCGCCGTTCGCGGCCGGGGACGACGCGCGGGCGGTGGCCGGGCTCTTCGCACCGGACGGCGGCCGCGGTGGCGGGCGCGGAGACGGCCCCGGCGGCCACGGTGGCGGGCACAGCGGCCACGGGACCCGCGGCGGGCGGCCCGGTCACGGGCCTGGTGGCCACCGCGGCGGCCCCCGTGGCGCCGGGGCGGGCGCGCTGGTCGTCGCCAAGCCGGTCGGCGGCACCGGCAGCCACGCCGTCACGCTGCTGCGCGCGGCGGAGGACCTGCCGGAGGACCGCAGGAACCGCGCCACCCTGCTGGAACGGTACGTCGGGGGGCGGGAGTTCAGCGTCGAGTCGCTCTCCTCGGGCGGGCGCCACACGTTCCTGGGCATCGCCGAGAAGCGCACCGAGGGCGAGGCGTTCGTCGAGGTGGCGCATCTGATGCCGCCGCCCTCGCTGGGCGCGGCCGGCCGGCGGCGCGTGGAGCGGGCGGTCGCGGAACTCCTCGACGCGGTGGGCCTCGCCGACGGCCCCGCGCACACGGAGGTCAAGGTCGAGGGCGGCCGGGTGACCGTGATCGAGACGCACACCCGGCCCGGCGGCGACGGCATCCCCGACCTCGTACGGCTCACCCGGCGCGTGGACTGGCGGCGCGCCGCCCTGGGGTGGGTGCTCGGGGTGGGCCCGCGCGAGGAGCCGGGGGAGGCCGTGGCGGCGGCGGCGACCGTGTTCGTGACCGCGCCGCCCGGCCGCGTCACGTCCGTCGCGCCCCGGCCGGAACCGGCGGCCTGGCGGCTGGAGCACTGGGACGTGCCGGTGGAGCCGGGCGACCCGGTGACGCCGCTCAGGTCGTCGGCGGACCGCCTCGGCACGGCCCTGCTGACGGCACCGGGCCCGGCGGCCTGCGCGGCGGCGGTCACCGCACTGCGCGCCACCCCTGTCGTGACCACTCGCCCCGCGAACACCTAA